GACTGAAGAAGAAGCAGAGTTTgggacacagacagacaaagagagagagagagagaggacagtggAGTGCTTCTGGGTTTGGGGGCGAGGGGTCGGCTCTCACAGACGTGCGTCTGGAGGTTCTGGAGCGTTGGGGTGGTGGCGCCGCGGGTTCAACTGCGGCTGTAGTCACACACCAAGGAAGGAGATGGCGGTGTCTCTCTCGTCCACCAGCTCAGCTGCTGTGGCGTCCATCTTGGCTCTGGAGAAGTCGTTGATGGCCAGACCATCTACAATCTTCCAGGCTTTGTCCTGCAGAAGAAAGAAATCCTAGTATGTTTGGAGGCGATATtacttatttaaaaatgatcatCCAAACATGTTGTTGTTGGCTGCTAAACCAGAACCATGTTTTCATTAAACAATGGAAGCTAACAGGCAAAAAAACAGTCCAAAttctatcaccaccaccacaacactacaacaattactgctgctgaccaccatgaccaccaCTTAtaatactgttactgctaccaccaccaccaccaccactactgctactactattaatgTTGCTATTACTGCTACAACTACCACCCCTACTGCGAGCACTACTAATATatttactgctactgctactactaccgctgttactactactagtactgccATTACCACCACCAATGCAAGTACTACTACTAAAAGTATTCCTACAACtgattactactaccactacatttacgtttaaggcatttagcagacgctcttatccagagcaacttacaaaagtgcacTACCACTACCAAGGCTAGTACTACTACGAATACTATTACTGCGACTACTACCAACATTActgttgctgctgctactacagcTAATAAAATTGCTAtgtctgctgctgctactactaccaccaccaataTATGTGCTGCTGTTGCTACTACAGCTAATTAAATTGccatcactgctgctgctgctattgcTATTACTGCgaatactaccactactactactactgctaataatataataattactgctgctgctattgcTTTTACTGCcaccaccattactactactaatattactgatGCTATTATTGCTCCCATttttaccaccaccaccaccaccaccactaataCCGTTAcgactactaccaccactacaacTGCCATCACTAGAAtcattactactaatactactgcagGTACTATAACTATTACTCAACTTCACAGGAGCCAGACAGAAAGGCCAGGAACAGCTGTGGTCAGAGTTAGTTAGCTTTACCTTAATGGTGACGGGGAATGAATAGATGAGGTCCTCGGGGACGCCGTACGAGTTTCCAGTGGAGTACACACCCATGGAGATGAACTCGCCCTACACAAACCACACCAAAATAAATACACTGTAAACCAATGCAGCTGAAAATCCTAAAAAACAGGTTTACCGGTTAGGATGCAAACTGTGGGTTAAATTTAGGTCTTAGTGCTTTAAACTTGGTTACGTCCTCTACTGGGAACTGGTCTGAACCAGAACTGTAGGTTTGACCTAACCTCAGAAAGCAGTCCTaacctttaacctttaaaaGACAAACTGTTCTCAGATCAGCAATCCCCACACAGACACCTAGTCAAGACCCCAGTGTTGGCTGACCTCGGCAGTGCCGTTCCAGATGTCCCTCATGTGATCACAGATGGCCTTGGCTGCAGACATAGCGCTGGACAGCTTCCGGGCCTTAATGACCGCCGCTCCGCGCTGCTGGACTGtctgagagagcgagtgagcgagcgagacgGAGAGAGGACAAAGAGGGTtagttctactactactactgctgctgctgctgctattactactactgctactactattactactgctactactactactactactactactgctactactactgctactgctactactactactgctactactgctactgctactactactactgctactactattactactgctactattactgctattgCTATTCTTGCTAATCCCACTATTACTGTaaacactactactgctaatactactactactgctgtaaatactactgttgctaatactactattaccaTTATAGCTTAtcccactactactgctgtatatactactactgctaataccactactactactactgctaataccactactactactactgctaataccactactactagctaaactactactactactgccaataccaccactactactgctgctaataccactactactgctattactgctattgCTATTATTGCTAATCCCACTACTATTACTGTAAACACTACTAAtgctgctaatactactactgctaataccactactgctactactactactgctactactactactgctgagaCGACTATTGCTATTATTGCTAATACCACTACTACCAATTCATATCCTACAATTACCAatactactaccattactgccactgctactactgcaaATACCattactgatactaatactacCATTACGATTACTGCTAAAACTACTAATATTGCtagtactattactactgctaacAGTACTATTGCTGTTTTATTGTAGTTACTGCATTATTGCAATATGGcagttattattactaatactgTCAGTAACCGCTaataccactactattactgcttaTACCTATACTACCTTTACTGCAACTACTGCAAATACTATTACtgatactactattactgctaaaaCTACTAATATTGCCAGTACTAGTACTACTGCTATTGCCATTACTGTTCAtgccactactattactgccaATATCTATActaccattactgctactgcaaatactactactgctgctaataCTACCATTACCATTACTGCTAATACCACTACTACCATTACTGATACTAGTAGGAATACCACTAATACTGCCACTAGTGCTaatgctattactgctactactactaccgatactactattactgatactaatactactaccactattattACTGCTAATACCAACACTACTATTACtgttgctgctactgctactactaatattgCAGCAAATACTGCTAATATCAATACTACTACAGGAGCTACTGCTTTGTGCGTTCACACAGCTCTATAAACAGATCAGATTCGCCCCACATGTAGCCTGTGGTCCATGTTTCCTACTGACCCTCTATGGAAGTAACAGCCCAGTCACACTggacaccaccaccatcatcatcatcatatctACACACAGCCAATTACTGCGGAAGGATACTCCTCCTGCAGTGAACTCTGGCGGACGAAACTCACAGAGATGAAGTCCCCTTTCAGCCAGTCATCATCCTTCACCATCTCGAAGGCGGCCACATCCTTGCCCTCCACGTTGACCTTGCAGTGGTGGACATCGGGGTACTGGGTGGACGAGTGGTTCCCCCAGATGATGACGTTCTTCACATTATCTGCTGGAATGCCACAGCGCATTGCCACCTGCAGGAACCGCGGAGAACTACAGTTCATTAAACTCCATATTTAATGAGGTGAATGTGAACTGGGTTGAATTGACTATAAGTTTGTGAGGGCTGACCTGGGAGCGAGCCCGGTTGTGGTCCAGGCGGGTCAGGCAGGAGAAGTTCTCTTTGGGGATGGAGGGGGCCGACTTGGCCGCAATCAGGCAGTTTGTATTAGCAGGGTTACCAACCACCAGAACCTGCACAAAGCAAAATGGACAAGGAGTCAAGAGTTTGCTCCAGAGGGGGTTCTCCTTTCaacacgcctggcattaggcagcatggtgtcaatagggtcatgatgtcgatctgctccagaaagtcctattctattggctgtacttctacTTGtacttctacagggactagataagctgagtgagcaatggatgcaactttaaatagccaaatgcattcatcagtagaggtgtccacaaacatttggacacagtgtataaAAGGTTAACACAGCAGTTACCTTAACGGTTTTCTTTGCGTACTTGTCCAGCGCGGCCCCCTGAGCCTTAAAGATGGCGACGTTGGCCTTCAGCAGATCCTTCCTCTCCATCCCCTCTTTCCTGGGCATGGAGCCCACCAGGATGGCCGCATCCAGGTCCTTAAATGCGACCTCCTCTTTATCTGTGGGAACGACCTCTGCAGGACACACAAATGACCAATTAAGTACTGATAAATAGTGGAAATCGGTGCTGCAGGGCTAATGtagcaatggaagcttatgttcgccagttagcatggtgctaactgcaccTCCATTCTCAATGGACCAAATCCAGGCGAGTTCCAAAACTCAAACAGGGATCAAACAGGCGGTCAGTCACGTCCCCGCTGTGTCCCTGCTATCCCAGTGGCCTTACTGTTTGAACAGAGCTAGCGCAGGGGCCTCTTACACCAGGGACAGACACAAAGACGGGACGGGGTCGTAGCAGAAGCCGCATACCGCTCACAATAGTGTTTACAGAGCAGCCGTACGGTCAGGGTGGACTCTAGGTTGCGTCATGTACAAGATACGGCTGCAGTGTGAGGGTGGTGTAGGTGTAGCTACGGTGCATTCTTTTATTTAAAGTCAtgtacactatgtccaaatgtttgcggacaccccttttaatgaatgcattcagctactttaagttgcacccactgctgacacaggtgtgcaaatgcacatacatagattgtctagtccctggggagaagtactgccaatggaataggactctgaatgccaggtgtgggctagaggggtataacccccTCACTAACCCTTTTTTCAGGACAGTGGAGACTTTAGTCACTCCAGTAAAAGCAGAAGCaacatttttgatttgtaaTTCCCTTCATTTCggaagaagaaacaataaacaagcaggcgtcccaatacttttgtccatttcgtTTACATGCTTTTGCCAGTACAGTAAGCATGTGCATccatgtgtgaatgtgttgtgCGGGTGCTTATCCATGCAAGATAAtatgtgtggggtgtgtgtgtgagagagagggggaaacagGAGGAGGTCACCTTTCAGGAGGGGGAGGGCACAGTCCTGCAGCTCCATGACAACACCTTCCAGCACTGGCAGCATGGGAGGGATGTCCAGCAGGACGAGGACGAGAGGCTGACAtcacaggagaaaaaaaaaagtcacatactATTTAAGCACACCGAccagccatatcattaaaaccaccgcCCCTCCCAAGGGGTCCTGTGGTATCAGGCAGCAAGACGTTAGCAGAAGATCCTCCAAGTGTAagtgtaagttgtgaggtgggacctcgaTGAGCGCCAGTGAGAAATGGGCATCCATGAACCTGGTTGCCTTTCCTTAGAACTGGAAACTGACCACCTGGTTCACctcacctggcagtggttttaatgttatggctgaacaaTGTATTCCTATAATACATGAAGTGCAAAACCGTAACAAGAGTGAGCCCAACAGCTCATGGCGGGACAGGAGAACATTGCATGAGCTCCAGCCTGTAGTTACCTGCTCTCTGCCAAACACATCTCCCTTAGCGATGCTGTAGAGCAGCGAGTAGGCAATCTGCCCAGCCGCGCCGGTCACCAGAACTCGGATAGTTTCAGCCTGTGGgcaggaagacagacagacagacagacagacagacccgTGAAGACGACCTACCATAACCTGAGGAGAAGACTGCTGAGGGCACACTTCAGCCTACGCGCTAACGTTGCTAACTATGAATAaaagcacacagccaacagTTAGCATCATGTAAACAAACTCACACTAATGTAGCGGTATGATATACGTCCGGCCAAGAAGCTAACGATgctaaatatgaattatttataaataacgTCACACTAATGTAGAAATATGACGTACTAATGTAGCAGCATGACGTCAaacagctaatgctaatgctacaaCGTCGTACTATTTGCTTCTAACGACTATTTGCTTCTTTTCCGTTCACCTTTAGACATTAGCGCGTTTTAAAGTCCCCAGATCATAGAaatgttctttttaaaaatttaaattGATAGAggaagctaatgttgctaactatGAATAAAAAACGATTAGCATCCTGTAAACAAAGTAACACTAATGTATCGGTATGACGTCAAAAAGATCATTTTgccaactatgaattatttataaataacgTCACACTAATGTAGAAATATGACGTACTAATGTAGCAGCAGTATGACGTCAACAGCTAATGCTACTAATTAggaatgaaaaccaaacaaTTAGCATCACATAAACGTTGTCATACTATTTGCTTTTAACGGCTATTTGCTTCTTTTCCCTTCACCTTTAGACACATtagcagttttttttcttcataattCTTTATAAATAACGTCACACTAATGTAGCAGTATGAGGTAAAACAGCTAATACTACTAATTAGGAATCAAAACCAAACAATTAGCATCACATAAACAACATCATACTATTTCCCTTATTTCCGTTTACTTTTAGACACATTAGCATGCCTTAAAGTACTCAGATCATAGagaccttttttatttattaaaataaattgatGTAGAcgaagctaatgttgctaactatGAACGTAAACAGGCAGCCAACAATTAGCATCATGTAAACAAACTCACACTAATGTAGCGGTATGTTGTTAagaagctaatgttgctagtagggatgcaccgatatcAATAGATCAACTTCACGTATTggccgatacccgataccgatACGATATCATAGTTGAATGAATAACgttatacctcaccatgtgggaatTGTATCTAGAGataaaataactaataattataattgataaataatttaataatatatatatatatatatatatatatattttttttttttttttttttttttttttactagcaCCACTTTTTActttccgataccgataccacattttcaagtatctgcatATAAGCGACAATATAGCTACCCATCCCATCATAGGGGGCGGTGGCGGCGGGCTCAGCAgctagagcaccaggctattgatcacagggtcatgggttcgattccccagGGCTCTGCAAGCTTccgctgttgggtccttgaCCAAGTCCCTTTATGCAATGATAGACGAACCCTAAACTTGCCACCctaaacttattattattttttctttaataataattatacagATTTGTAGTTCCACCCAAGCACCTCAACTAGGTCACTGTAACCTCCTGGAACACCTGGAAGAGGGCCTGAGGTTGATCCATGCTGAATGTAAAAATAGAGCTCCGGCCTGGTTGACATCTGAGTGACGTAAACGGTTACAGTGCCGGATTATTTATAGCCTAGTATAAGAGCTTAGTAATTATATTCATTCAAAAAATTAGGATACAGTTATTGTAGTTGGAGAAGGTGTTTTATATTAGGAAATGATATAAAGGATAAGATAATATTGCatattaattttaatttgaTGAATTAATTGCTTAACAGCTTGGATTTCTGACTGTCTACATGTTTATAGTGTAAAAGTTGCTTTTATGCTGCATGCTGATGCAAATTTTCATTATTAAGCTGACCTCGAATTGTaattctccgttccaccttaaatggtgcagcagttccattctggcgcctgaggcgccagaatggaactgctgcaccatttaaggtggaacggagaattACAATTAAAAAGTCATTCAAAGCTTAGATGCAAGACAGCTCGTGACCTAACTTGCTATTAAACGTCTAGACACGTCTAGCAAAGTGCATTCAACCTATCCAACGTACAGTCCAACGTCTAATATCCCAAAGCTTCAATAAAGCACAAAAAATCCCCCCTTACCATGTCCACTCTTTGTCCAGCTCTCTCCCTCGACCAGTTTCGGAGGTCACCTCTATTTCTTACACCGGGGCTGTCACGAGGCACCGTCAGCTGGACGCTACGCTTACGCCGGAGCCGCGAAGCCTTCTGGGAGTTGTAGTTCTAACAGGCACGATTTATCGTTCATCACAATTAGGCTGTGAACTACGTTTCCCATGAGCGTTTCCCCAGCGATTTTAAAATAGCGGATTAGGTAAATAAATAAGGTAGCTAAACAAATAaagttcaataaataaataagccacAACACGTCGATAATGTTtataaatgaatgtatttaaaaagtaaaacaaaatagTACTGGATATTTGCTTGCAACCAAACAAACGTAGCTAGGTCAAAGATGGATGGCGGGATGAATGGGAGTGAATGggagctaaactgctaaaatgttcattaaacgtgtgtttgtttgttttccagcAAACGTTGGCAATGTGTTGCTTGTGTATGAAAAGTAGAATGATTTGATACATTAACACGTTAAATTAACCGTAGAAATATCGTATGGGAAGAGGTTTTGACAGCGTGAGCTGCTAGCCTTGCAGCTAATTAGCCTaaactacatttttttttcgTTAGTATTTTgtttaaaactgtgtttttggGCTGTAACTCTATAGTGTGATGCTTGTGCAcgaaaaataaaatgatatacaattttaaaacatgaattaaacatggaaatgttgtcttgtTTCCATGGTAACATTAAGGTGTTTTTTTTGCGGGGTGAGATGCTAGCGCTGCAGCTAGCTAAATAGTTagcacatgtatttatttatttattaattaatttattttttttttacatttattatttattaacaaataTAATGCAACGTTGTGCTTTcctcaagtaaaaaaaaaaaaagcaaaatcaaAGTATGGCATTAATgattaaaatatatgtaatatataattatcgttgcataaaaattaaaataacaataGGAAAATACACAAAGAAAATATACATGAAAAAGAAATCGATATATTTATTAACAGTTTTAAAGGAAgcaagataataataataataataaataataataataatcaaatatttttgtctttttaccaGATTTTTTCATGATTGTAAAATTTGAAAGTCACaaataaactaaattaaatgTCAGTCTGTGTTTACTTGTAGCACTAGCTCCATTCCCACCCATTTACTTCAAGATGAGTACATTATAACAACAGTTATAATGTAACAATAACAACCAAAATGACAATAGAAGTgtagaaaaacaaaataataaaaaacccaACTAGAACTAAAAATCtatataaatcattttttaaaaaggtaatGCTTCCCCCTGCCCTGTTTGACCGCCCTTATATTAAAGGCCATGTTTGCTCTATATTTCTTATATGGAAAGTTTTGGGTTTATCTACCATAACATGGTCAGATATAATGGGCTGTTGTGCAGTGTCCAAACAAGCCCTAttttggctgccctgtattgtgcctcattctaAAAAGGGCTATTTTTAACTTCCACACGGAAGACATGAGCCAGGCAAGACGAGACGGCTATATTTaacattagtgttggacacagatggaatatCAGTAAACAAACACAGTAACCATGAGCACACacgcccggagcggtgggcagccatcgctgcagcgcccggggagcagagagggtaaagggacTTGCTCAAGGTCCCAACAGCGGCAAACCAGCCGAGcacgggtatcgaacccacaaccctgtcatcaataatcTGAGCCACCGCTTCCTTCATTTTCAGACAAATTTcgatggaagtcaatataaaagtTAATTTGTTCAAATGTATGTAAtgaagtaattttggagcatttttattggtcagttATGCAATTTTGAGAGAGAACTGACAAGTttgcattatgtcaaaaagtaaaaaaaagaagtgaataaataaaatatgaattaatacaagtttaaactaaaataatgatatatatatatatatattttttttttttaccaaatatACAAAAGAAAGACTTCACTATAAACAGTGTATTacgttctctctccctctatctggCGCCACCTACCGCCTGTTTAATGTAGTGTCGCGACCGTTCACTACAACGGGGTGAGCGGAGGCGGCTCAGCCTGCCACGGAATCAGTAAAGGGACCCGGTTACAGTTTTCCCGCGAATTACCGTAAGTCCTGGAGTACAGGGCGCCTGCCGGCGGCTCGGCCGTGTTGTTGTGAAGGGAGCGGGTTGCCAGGCAGCGGAGAAATCCAGCTCCTGCAGTGATCCACGCTCGAGCGTGCGCTTCTGCCCGGAATGAGCACGACCAGCAACACCAGCCAGTAAACCCAGCCGGACTTCCTATGGGTCTTCAAGACTCCCGTCTGAGCCGCATCTGCTCCGGTCAGCCGTAGCTAACTAACTGCGAGCCGCGGGGGCTGAAGGCGTCAACAGAC
The Salminus brasiliensis chromosome 10, fSalBra1.hap2, whole genome shotgun sequence genome window above contains:
- the mdh1ab gene encoding malate dehydrogenase 1Ab, NAD (soluble), producing the protein MAETIRVLVTGAAGQIAYSLLYSIAKGDVFGREQPLVLVLLDIPPMLPVLEGVVMELQDCALPLLKEVVPTDKEEVAFKDLDAAILVGSMPRKEGMERKDLLKANVAIFKAQGAALDKYAKKTVKVLVVGNPANTNCLIAAKSAPSIPKENFSCLTRLDHNRARSQVAMRCGIPADNVKNVIIWGNHSSTQYPDVHHCKVNVEGKDVAAFEMVKDDDWLKGDFISTVQQRGAAVIKARKLSSAMSAAKAICDHMRDIWNGTAEGEFISMGVYSTGNSYGVPEDLIYSFPVTIKDKAWKIVDGLAINDFSRAKMDATAAELVDERDTAISFLGV